A single genomic interval of Ramlibacter pinisoli harbors:
- a CDS encoding TRAP transporter small permease — MTAIVDRAPPVADTLLPSEIELDSADADAFSPTEGLAAAACRHVSEWIVVALVVMMGVEMVARTLFGWSIQFSNEVGGYALVAITFLSLASGQLLHAYHRVHFVEARLSPRGRAALRLAFDLASALVAFVLAAEMVRFEWLTWKSGDVAATELLTPLWMPRLILPVGCLVLAWAMLRTLAGDWKRLQAAGRA, encoded by the coding sequence ATGACGGCCATCGTCGACCGCGCACCCCCGGTGGCGGACACCCTCCTGCCCTCGGAGATCGAGCTGGACAGCGCGGATGCCGACGCCTTCAGCCCCACCGAAGGCCTGGCGGCGGCGGCCTGCCGCCACGTGAGCGAATGGATCGTCGTCGCGCTGGTCGTGATGATGGGCGTGGAGATGGTGGCGCGCACCCTGTTCGGCTGGTCCATCCAGTTCAGCAACGAGGTCGGCGGCTATGCGCTCGTCGCCATCACCTTCCTGTCGCTCGCCTCGGGCCAACTGCTGCACGCCTACCACCGGGTGCATTTCGTCGAGGCCCGCCTGTCGCCGCGCGGCCGCGCCGCCCTGCGGCTGGCCTTCGACCTGGCCTCCGCGCTGGTCGCGTTCGTGCTCGCCGCGGAGATGGTGCGCTTCGAGTGGCTGACGTGGAAGTCCGGCGACGTGGCGGCCACCGAGCTGCTCACCCCGCTGTGGATGCCACGCCTGATCCTGCCCGTGGGCTGCCTGGTGCTGGCCTGGGCCATGCTGCGCACGCTGGCGGGCGACTGGAAGCGGCTGCAGGCCGCCGGGAGGGCGTGA
- a CDS encoding acyl-CoA dehydrogenase family protein, with protein MTTQDPHQDIRDAVRALCAEFPDEYHRRVDEQRAYPEAFVDALTRAGWLAALIPQEYGGSGLGLTEASVIMEEINRSGGNSGACHGQMYNMGTLLRHGSRAQKEQFLPRIASGEWRLQTMAVTEPTTGTDTTKIKTMAVRKGDRYVVNGQKVWISRVQHSDWMILLARTTPLAEVKRKSEGMSIFLVDLRTAQQRGLTVRPIANMVNHETNELFFEDLEVPAEHLIGEEGQGFRYILDGLNAERTLIAAECIGDGHWFIDRVTKYARERVVFGRPIGQNQGVQFPIAQAHIEVQAASLMRYEACRLFDAGQPCGPQANMAKYLAAKASWEAADACLQFHGGFGFAHEYDVERKFRETRLYQVAPISTNLILSHVAEHVLGLPRSF; from the coding sequence ATGACGACCCAGGATCCCCACCAGGACATCCGCGATGCCGTGCGCGCGCTGTGCGCCGAATTCCCCGACGAGTACCACCGCCGGGTGGACGAGCAGCGTGCCTACCCGGAGGCATTCGTCGACGCGCTGACCCGCGCGGGCTGGCTGGCCGCGCTGATCCCGCAGGAGTACGGCGGGTCCGGGCTGGGGCTGACCGAGGCCTCCGTGATCATGGAGGAGATCAACCGCTCGGGCGGCAACTCCGGTGCCTGCCACGGCCAGATGTACAACATGGGCACCTTGTTGCGCCACGGCTCGCGGGCGCAGAAGGAGCAGTTCCTGCCGCGCATCGCCAGCGGCGAGTGGCGCCTGCAGACCATGGCCGTGACCGAGCCGACCACCGGCACCGACACGACGAAGATCAAGACCATGGCCGTGCGCAAGGGCGACCGCTACGTGGTCAACGGCCAGAAGGTCTGGATCTCCCGCGTGCAGCACAGCGACTGGATGATCCTGCTGGCCCGCACGACACCGCTGGCGGAAGTCAAGCGCAAGTCCGAGGGCATGTCGATCTTCCTGGTGGACCTGCGCACCGCGCAGCAGCGCGGCCTCACGGTGCGCCCGATCGCGAACATGGTGAACCATGAAACCAACGAGCTGTTCTTCGAGGACCTGGAGGTCCCGGCCGAGCACCTGATCGGCGAGGAGGGGCAGGGCTTCCGCTACATCCTGGACGGGCTGAACGCGGAGCGCACGCTCATCGCCGCCGAGTGCATCGGCGACGGTCACTGGTTCATCGACCGGGTGACGAAATACGCGCGCGAGCGGGTGGTGTTCGGCCGGCCGATCGGCCAGAACCAGGGCGTGCAGTTCCCGATCGCGCAGGCCCACATCGAGGTGCAGGCAGCCAGCCTGATGCGCTACGAGGCGTGCCGCCTGTTCGACGCCGGGCAGCCCTGCGGCCCGCAGGCCAACATGGCCAAGTACCTGGCCGCCAAGGCGAGCTGGGAGGCGGCCGATGCGTGCCTGCAGTTCCACGGCGGCTTCGGCTTCGCCCACGAGTACGACGTGGAACGCAAGTTCCGCGAGACCCGCCTGTACCAGGTGGCGCCGATCTCCACCAACCTCATCCTGTCGCACGTCGCCGAACACGTGCTGGGCCTGCCGCGCTCGTTCTGA
- a CDS encoding NAD(P)-dependent oxidoreductase, translated as MAGIVGVVGLGNMGRGIASRLLETGHQLAVFDVREEAVRPFAQRGATVGASPRAVADLASTVLVSLPTPDIVEQVALGAEGLRGGAALKTYIDFSTTGPQMARKVGAAFAQAGVHALDAPVTGAVAGAATGKLQMMLSGDLGAIEAALPLLKNLGHTEIVGDQVGLGQSLKLLNNLMVATSMAITAEATVLGVKAGLDPDVMLRVLNRGSGRNICTDGRWQEHVLTRKFANGFANGLMRKDVRLCMDMAEALQVPLWVGTAVDRLWMQTVLQVGAEENSTTIVQTIEQWAGVEVRGRDTPAGA; from the coding sequence ATGGCAGGAATCGTGGGCGTGGTGGGACTGGGGAACATGGGGCGGGGCATTGCCTCGCGGCTGCTCGAGACGGGCCACCAGCTGGCCGTGTTCGACGTGCGCGAGGAAGCGGTGCGGCCGTTCGCCCAGCGCGGGGCGACGGTGGGCGCGTCGCCGCGGGCGGTGGCCGACCTGGCGTCCACCGTGCTGGTGAGCCTGCCGACGCCGGACATCGTCGAGCAGGTCGCGCTCGGCGCCGAGGGGCTGCGCGGCGGCGCGGCGCTCAAGACCTACATCGACTTCTCGACCACCGGCCCGCAGATGGCGCGCAAGGTGGGGGCGGCCTTCGCGCAGGCAGGGGTCCATGCCCTCGATGCACCGGTCACGGGTGCGGTCGCCGGCGCCGCCACCGGCAAGCTGCAGATGATGCTGTCCGGCGACCTCGGCGCCATCGAGGCGGCGCTCCCGCTGCTGAAGAACCTGGGGCACACCGAGATCGTGGGCGACCAGGTCGGCCTGGGCCAGAGCCTGAAGCTGCTGAACAACCTGATGGTCGCGACCTCGATGGCCATCACCGCCGAAGCCACCGTGCTCGGCGTGAAGGCCGGGCTCGACCCGGACGTGATGCTGCGCGTGCTCAATCGCGGCTCGGGCCGCAACATCTGCACCGACGGGCGCTGGCAGGAACACGTGCTCACGCGCAAGTTCGCCAACGGCTTCGCCAACGGCCTCATGCGCAAGGACGTGCGCCTGTGCATGGACATGGCGGAGGCGCTGCAGGTGCCGCTGTGGGTGGGAACGGCCGTCGACCGCCTGTGGATGCAGACCGTGCTGCAGGTCGGAGCCGAGGAGAACTCCACCACCATCGTGCAGACGATCGAGCAGTGGGCCGGCGTCGAGGTGCGCGGGCGCGACACCCCGGCCGGGGCCTGA
- a CDS encoding alpha-hydroxy acid oxidase: protein MNIRSAINLEDLRTLARRKLPRIAFDFIDGGADDERCLARNREAFARHQLVPRYLRDVSRRDQSSVLFGRSYASPFGISPTGLAGLWRPGADLMQAQAARDANVPFLLSSSSNDALEEVVAAAPQHTWFQMYCTSDERINADFVRRSTEARVPVLVVTVDIPVNSNRERNRRNGFSRPFRMTPAVVLEAMGHPAWVLRYLRTGGIPMMRNWQPYAGEGATAAQVADLFGTLTPAPMVNWDTIRHIRSAWKGPLLLKGILHPQDAREAQRLGVDGLVVSNHGGRQLDAAPSPLDMLPRIRAAVGPGMTLILDSGVRRGSDVVIARCLGADACIFGRPVLYGVAAAGPAGAARAIQIIRGEIDMVLAQIGCRSFADLDGSYLVAGLQDPVGAPAPADAARSLARVA, encoded by the coding sequence ATGAACATCCGATCGGCCATCAACCTGGAAGACCTGCGCACGCTGGCGCGCCGCAAGCTGCCGCGCATCGCGTTCGATTTCATCGACGGCGGCGCCGACGACGAGCGCTGCCTGGCCCGCAACCGCGAGGCGTTCGCCCGGCACCAGCTCGTGCCGCGCTACCTGCGCGACGTCAGCCGGCGCGACCAGTCGTCCGTGCTGTTCGGCCGCAGCTACGCCAGCCCGTTCGGCATCTCGCCCACCGGGCTGGCCGGCCTGTGGCGCCCGGGCGCGGACCTGATGCAGGCGCAGGCCGCGCGCGACGCCAACGTGCCCTTCCTGCTGTCCAGCTCCAGCAACGACGCGCTGGAGGAGGTGGTGGCCGCCGCGCCGCAGCACACCTGGTTCCAGATGTACTGCACCAGCGACGAGCGGATCAACGCCGATTTCGTGCGGCGCTCGACCGAGGCCAGGGTGCCGGTGCTGGTGGTGACCGTCGACATCCCGGTCAACTCGAACCGGGAGCGCAACCGGCGCAACGGCTTCTCGCGCCCGTTCCGCATGACGCCCGCCGTGGTGCTGGAGGCCATGGGGCATCCGGCCTGGGTGCTGCGCTACCTGCGCACCGGCGGCATCCCGATGATGCGCAACTGGCAGCCGTATGCGGGGGAGGGCGCCACCGCCGCCCAGGTGGCCGACCTGTTCGGCACCCTGACGCCGGCGCCGATGGTCAACTGGGACACCATCCGCCACATCCGCTCCGCCTGGAAGGGGCCGCTCCTGCTCAAGGGCATCCTGCACCCGCAGGACGCGCGGGAGGCGCAGCGCCTGGGCGTCGACGGCCTGGTGGTGTCGAACCACGGCGGCCGGCAGCTCGACGCCGCGCCGTCGCCGCTGGACATGCTGCCGCGCATCCGCGCCGCGGTCGGCCCCGGCATGACGCTCATCCTCGACAGCGGCGTGCGGCGCGGTTCCGACGTCGTGATCGCGCGCTGCCTCGGAGCCGACGCCTGCATCTTCGGTCGCCCGGTGCTGTACGGCGTCGCGGCGGCCGGGCCGGCCGGAGCCGCGCGCGCCATCCAGATCATCCGCGGCGAGATCGACATGGTCCTGGCGCAGATCGGCTGCCGGTCGTTCGCGGACCTGGACGGCAGCTACCTCGTGGCCGGCCTGCAAGACCCTGTCGGCGCACCAGCGCCCGCCGACGCCGCGCGGTCCCTGGCGCGCGTGGCCTGA
- a CDS encoding alpha/beta hydrolase, whose amino-acid sequence MTTSATMQHDEIDVQDVEYLRHGDVPLLARLYQPRGPGPFPLVAEIHGGAWCRGDRLDEDRLNRALARSGIAVAALDFRMPPAAGYPASLQDIHAGLRWLKARAGQLRTRTDWIGVLGLSSGAHQAILAAMRPRDERYAALAAPDEAAASAAFAVLCWPVIDPLGRYRYARGLKAGGQPYPDVIDRVIPDHEKYWGDEAAMAEGNPVMALERGEPAVLPPVLYIQGEDDIVHPRAHLDRFVAAYRRAGGELRLRLVAGEAESFINRKPDAPSTAAAIGDIVAFVREQCHG is encoded by the coding sequence ATGACGACCAGCGCAACGATGCAACACGACGAGATCGACGTCCAGGACGTCGAGTACCTGCGGCATGGCGACGTGCCGCTCCTGGCCCGCCTGTACCAGCCCCGGGGCCCCGGGCCGTTTCCCCTGGTGGCCGAGATCCACGGCGGCGCCTGGTGCCGCGGCGACCGTCTCGACGAGGACCGGCTGAACCGCGCGCTGGCGCGCAGCGGCATCGCGGTGGCGGCGCTCGACTTCCGCATGCCGCCGGCGGCCGGCTACCCGGCCTCGCTGCAGGACATCCATGCCGGCCTGCGCTGGCTCAAGGCACGGGCCGGGCAGTTGCGCACCCGCACCGACTGGATCGGCGTGCTGGGCCTGTCGAGCGGCGCACACCAGGCGATCCTGGCGGCGATGCGGCCGCGCGACGAACGCTACGCGGCGCTGGCGGCGCCGGACGAAGCCGCCGCCAGTGCCGCGTTCGCGGTGCTCTGCTGGCCCGTCATCGACCCGCTGGGGCGCTACCGCTACGCCCGCGGGTTGAAGGCCGGCGGCCAGCCGTATCCCGACGTGATCGACCGGGTGATTCCCGACCACGAGAAGTACTGGGGCGACGAGGCCGCCATGGCGGAGGGCAACCCGGTGATGGCGCTGGAGCGCGGCGAGCCGGCCGTGCTGCCCCCGGTGCTGTACATCCAGGGCGAGGACGACATCGTCCATCCGCGCGCCCACCTCGACCGCTTCGTCGCCGCCTACCGGCGGGCGGGCGGCGAACTGCGCCTGCGGCTGGTCGCGGGCGAGGCGGAGAGCTTCATCAACCGCAAGCCCGATGCGCCGTCGACGGCGGCAGCCATCGGCGACATCGTCGCGTTCGTGCGGGAGCAGTGCCATGGCTGA
- a CDS encoding SMP-30/gluconolactonase/LRE family protein, protein MFAPPDKLRAEVFTRIPERFHMKSRQCAWTRTQLHGADTPVFLEGPSFDRDGNLWVVDIPWGRIFRIDPRGGVELAAEYDGEPNGLKFHPDGRAFITDFRRGLMVMDPRTGRVEPYLERAQLECFKGCNDLFFASNGDLYFTDQGLTGLQDASGRLFRLKPDGRLDLVLDGIPSPNGLVMNLDETAVYLAATRDNAIWRVPLMADGRATKVGAYIRMSGGGGPDGIALDAEGGLAVCHVGFGAVWIFSPRGEPQYRIEPPNGGLTTTNCAYGGADGKTLHMIESRSGTIFTARVPVAGRPMYSHAAG, encoded by the coding sequence ATGTTCGCACCCCCCGACAAGCTGCGCGCCGAAGTCTTCACGCGCATTCCCGAGCGCTTCCACATGAAGAGCCGCCAGTGCGCCTGGACGCGCACCCAGCTGCACGGCGCCGACACGCCGGTGTTCCTGGAAGGCCCGTCGTTCGACCGCGACGGCAACCTGTGGGTGGTCGACATCCCCTGGGGCCGCATCTTCCGCATCGATCCGCGCGGCGGCGTCGAGCTGGCCGCCGAGTACGACGGCGAGCCCAACGGGCTGAAGTTCCACCCGGACGGCCGGGCCTTCATCACCGACTTCCGTCGCGGGCTGATGGTGATGGATCCCCGCACCGGCCGGGTGGAACCGTACCTGGAGCGGGCGCAGCTGGAATGCTTCAAGGGCTGCAACGACCTGTTCTTCGCGTCGAACGGCGACCTCTACTTCACCGACCAGGGGCTGACCGGGCTGCAGGACGCCAGCGGGCGCCTGTTCCGGCTGAAGCCGGACGGCCGGCTGGACCTCGTGCTCGACGGCATCCCGAGCCCGAACGGCCTGGTGATGAACCTGGACGAAACCGCGGTCTACCTGGCAGCGACCCGGGACAACGCCATCTGGCGCGTGCCGCTGATGGCCGACGGCCGCGCCACCAAGGTCGGCGCCTACATCCGCATGAGCGGCGGCGGCGGCCCCGACGGCATCGCGCTCGATGCCGAGGGCGGGCTGGCGGTGTGCCACGTGGGCTTCGGCGCGGTCTGGATCTTCAGCCCGCGCGGCGAGCCGCAATACCGCATCGAACCCCCGAACGGCGGGCTCACCACGACCAACTGCGCGTACGGCGGCGCGGACGGCAAGACGCTCCACATGATCGAGTCGCGCAGCGGCACCATCTTCACGGCGCGCGTGCCGGTGGCCGGCCGGCCGATGTACTCGCACGCGGCGGGCTGA
- a CDS encoding IclR family transcriptional regulator has product MALSQAHPVARGGDGGGTGSLDKGIHLLRLVAEKPDDGWHLRELAAAGGMDEPEARRMLDCLLASRMVRQRSDACRYMPGPLMFELGLALPDSARFQRRAEAVLRAVADGRGAIALLVLRSGNDFVCSIREGRAALPPLASAPGTRAPLFLSAGGVAILQRLPAGEARAILAENTAREVARRGTGRLAALERMREVSLRCGFGVNAGDVVPGVHSVGMALRDARGQPFAAVCLVGTAASLPLERIDPLRSELEHVAALLSGEARQFHM; this is encoded by the coding sequence ATGGCGCTCTCGCAGGCCCACCCGGTCGCCCGCGGCGGGGACGGCGGCGGCACCGGCAGCCTGGACAAGGGCATCCACCTGCTGCGCCTGGTGGCCGAGAAGCCGGACGACGGCTGGCACCTGCGCGAGCTCGCCGCGGCCGGCGGCATGGACGAGCCCGAGGCCCGCCGCATGCTGGACTGCCTGCTGGCGTCGCGCATGGTCCGGCAGCGGTCCGACGCCTGCCGCTACATGCCCGGGCCCCTGATGTTCGAACTCGGGCTGGCACTGCCCGACAGCGCGCGCTTCCAGCGCCGCGCCGAGGCGGTGCTGCGGGCCGTCGCGGACGGGCGCGGCGCCATCGCGCTGCTGGTCCTGCGCAGCGGCAACGACTTCGTCTGCAGCATCCGCGAAGGGCGGGCTGCGCTGCCGCCGCTGGCCAGCGCGCCCGGCACCCGGGCGCCGCTGTTCCTGTCGGCCGGCGGCGTGGCCATCCTGCAGCGCCTGCCGGCCGGCGAGGCGCGCGCCATCCTGGCCGAGAACACCGCGCGCGAGGTCGCGCGGCGCGGCACCGGCCGGCTGGCCGCCCTGGAACGCATGCGCGAGGTGTCGCTGCGCTGCGGCTTCGGCGTGAACGCCGGCGACGTGGTGCCCGGCGTGCACAGCGTCGGCATGGCGCTGCGTGATGCCCGCGGCCAGCCGTTCGCCGCCGTCTGCCTGGTGGGCACCGCGGCCAGCCTGCCGCTGGAGCGCATCGATCCCCTGCGGTCCGAGCTCGAGCACGTGGCGGCGCTGCTGTCCGGCGAGGCCCGGCAGTTCCACATGTGA
- a CDS encoding aldehyde dehydrogenase, with translation MAEDPTFGNHVGGRSVPGAAGRRFTATDPSSGQPWGSFVDSDAHDVDAAVRAAAGAFAGAWAQLSATRRGRLLGAWGELVAANAETIARMESTQNGKLLAEMRAQARAARDWLHYYGGLADKIEGRVIPLERASVLNYTLREPLGVVGVIVPWNSPTFLTLMSCAPALAAGNTVVIKPSEVTSASAFELVRLAEEAGIPPGVLNVVTGGAAAGAALVDHPQVAKVCFTGSDAAGRAIAARAGARLASCTLELGGKSPNIVFADAPVDNAVVGILSGIFAAAGQTCIAGSRAYVHESIYGAVLDRLVQRANSIRLGHPLAADTQMGPAATTAQLRKNEAMVARALEAGGQLACGGRRAVVPGLEQGFFFEPTIVHGMAPDNPLLQEEVFGPVLAVTSFRSDDEVVALANGTRFGLAAGVWTRDFARAHTLARRLQAGTVWINTYRALAFNSPFGGQKDSGLGRVNGIEAVDQFLQTKSVWCETSDEIQDPFVMKV, from the coding sequence ATGGCTGAGGACCCGACGTTCGGCAACCACGTCGGCGGCCGGTCGGTGCCCGGCGCGGCCGGCCGCCGCTTCACCGCGACCGACCCGAGCAGCGGGCAGCCATGGGGCAGCTTCGTCGACTCCGACGCGCACGACGTGGACGCGGCCGTCCGGGCGGCGGCCGGTGCGTTCGCCGGCGCGTGGGCCCAGCTGTCCGCCACCCGGCGCGGCCGCCTGCTCGGCGCCTGGGGCGAGCTCGTCGCCGCGAACGCCGAGACGATCGCGCGCATGGAGTCGACGCAGAACGGCAAGCTGCTGGCCGAAATGCGGGCGCAGGCCCGTGCCGCGCGCGACTGGCTGCACTACTACGGCGGGCTGGCCGACAAGATCGAGGGCCGGGTCATCCCGCTGGAGCGCGCCTCGGTCCTGAACTACACGCTGCGCGAGCCGCTGGGCGTGGTCGGCGTCATCGTGCCGTGGAACTCGCCGACCTTCCTCACGCTGATGTCCTGCGCGCCGGCCCTGGCGGCCGGCAACACGGTGGTGATCAAGCCGTCGGAGGTGACGTCCGCCTCGGCCTTCGAGCTGGTGCGCCTGGCCGAGGAGGCCGGCATTCCGCCCGGCGTGCTCAACGTGGTGACGGGCGGGGCGGCCGCGGGGGCGGCCCTGGTCGACCACCCGCAGGTGGCCAAGGTCTGCTTCACCGGCAGCGATGCGGCCGGGCGCGCGATCGCCGCCCGCGCCGGTGCGCGGCTGGCCAGCTGCACGCTGGAGCTGGGCGGCAAGAGCCCCAACATCGTGTTCGCGGACGCGCCGGTCGACAACGCGGTCGTCGGCATCCTGTCGGGCATCTTCGCCGCCGCGGGCCAGACCTGCATCGCGGGCTCGCGCGCCTACGTGCACGAGAGCATCTACGGCGCGGTGCTCGACCGGCTGGTGCAGCGCGCGAACTCGATCCGCCTCGGGCATCCGCTGGCGGCGGACACCCAGATGGGCCCGGCGGCCACCACCGCCCAGCTGCGCAAGAACGAGGCCATGGTGGCGCGTGCGCTTGAAGCCGGCGGCCAGCTGGCCTGCGGCGGCCGGCGCGCCGTCGTACCCGGGCTGGAGCAGGGCTTCTTCTTCGAGCCGACCATCGTGCACGGCATGGCACCGGACAACCCCCTGCTGCAGGAGGAGGTGTTCGGGCCGGTGCTGGCCGTCACGTCGTTCCGCAGCGACGACGAGGTCGTCGCCCTGGCCAACGGCACGCGGTTCGGCCTGGCGGCCGGCGTCTGGACGCGCGACTTCGCCCGCGCGCACACCCTGGCCCGGCGCCTGCAGGCCGGCACGGTCTGGATCAACACCTACCGCGCGCTCGCGTTCAACTCGCCCTTCGGCGGCCAGAAGGACAGCGGCCTGGGCCGGGTGAACGGCATCGAGGCCGTCGACCAGTTCCTGCAGACCAAGAGCGTGTGGTGCGAGACCAGCGACGAGATCCAGGATCCGTTCGTCATGAAGGTCTGA
- the dctP gene encoding TRAP transporter substrate-binding protein DctP yields MTIRFDRARRAGLLALALTLPVAAAAAEMWRAYTYNAVATVTSVKGLNAMLDAVHKEAKGQLQIRLHLGGTLPITAANITQAVSDNVVQMGDDASFVGNLPVGGLVRLPMFLRTRADFEKAWDIEAEYLRAELAKKNIVLLGRYIFPENVFWSKKKMTSLADIAGQKIRVISPEQAEFIKLLGGVPVTLGTSEVAAALDRGVIDGALTASSGYGYVWRDLLKYSYRLNVSFIDSLILVNKEPWEKLSPDLRASIQGIVKDHTKRITDAMAAEDSDLTKKLAEGGMVVTEPTRADLAEAERRITPYWTEWGDKRPGVKEALQKVRTSVGR; encoded by the coding sequence ATGACCATCCGATTCGACAGAGCCCGGCGCGCGGGCCTCCTGGCGCTTGCACTGACCTTGCCGGTGGCCGCGGCCGCCGCGGAGATGTGGCGCGCCTACACCTACAACGCGGTGGCCACCGTCACGTCCGTCAAGGGCCTGAACGCCATGCTGGACGCCGTCCACAAGGAGGCCAAGGGCCAGCTGCAGATCCGCCTGCACCTCGGGGGCACGCTGCCGATCACGGCCGCCAACATCACGCAGGCGGTGAGCGACAACGTGGTGCAGATGGGCGACGACGCCTCGTTCGTCGGCAACCTGCCGGTGGGCGGCCTGGTGCGGCTGCCGATGTTCCTGCGCACCCGTGCCGACTTCGAGAAGGCCTGGGACATCGAGGCCGAGTACCTGCGCGCGGAGCTGGCGAAGAAGAACATCGTGCTGCTGGGGCGCTACATCTTCCCGGAGAACGTGTTCTGGTCGAAGAAGAAGATGACCTCGCTGGCGGACATCGCGGGCCAGAAGATCCGCGTCATCTCGCCCGAGCAGGCCGAGTTCATCAAGCTGCTGGGCGGCGTGCCGGTGACCCTGGGCACCTCCGAGGTGGCCGCGGCGCTCGACCGCGGCGTGATCGACGGCGCCCTGACGGCGAGCTCCGGCTACGGCTACGTGTGGCGCGACCTGCTGAAGTACAGCTACCGGCTCAACGTCAGCTTCATCGACTCGCTGATCCTGGTGAACAAGGAGCCCTGGGAGAAGCTGTCGCCGGACCTGCGCGCCTCCATCCAGGGCATCGTCAAGGACCACACCAAGCGGATCACCGACGCCATGGCCGCCGAGGACAGCGACCTGACGAAGAAGCTGGCCGAGGGCGGCATGGTGGTCACCGAGCCCACCCGCGCCGACCTCGCCGAGGCCGAGCGCCGCATCACGCCGTACTGGACCGAGTGGGGCGACAAGCGCCCCGGCGTGAAGGAAGCCCTCCAGAAGGTGCGCACCTCGGTGGGCCGTTGA
- a CDS encoding TRAP transporter large permease, translating into MFGEYQIVLIFVLFIGLLGAGMSVPFAILLPALVYLYLQGGIAALHGLGITSWGSMDSYTLTSIPLFVLMAELLQRSGLGMRVYGGLSQLVRRVPGGLLQTNIAGCAVFAAVSGSSIATAASIGQVALPQLKARNYDPRLATGSLAAGGTLGILIPPSIAMIVYATFTETSVAKLFMAGIVPGIVLTLLFMAYLAVAAVLRPEIAPRERGELTRAMVLRALVDIVPFMLLIGGIMGAIYTGVATPTEAAGAGCLFALALALTFGSLPWRAFLDCLKSCTLTVANILFITYAAFIFSYAMSYGGVGEEVTQYIIGLNLSKLGFFFALLVLFTVLGALVESLGMIVITVPLLYPLLAKYGIDPVWFGIIVVLFIEMGQITPPIGINLFVIQSIARGKLSDVVVGTVPFHLLMFVLLGMLVAWPQLALWLPGQVSGR; encoded by the coding sequence ATGTTCGGCGAATACCAGATCGTCCTGATCTTCGTGCTGTTCATCGGTCTCCTCGGCGCGGGGATGTCGGTGCCGTTCGCCATCCTGCTGCCGGCGCTGGTGTACCTGTACCTGCAGGGCGGCATCGCGGCCCTGCACGGCCTGGGCATCACGAGCTGGGGCAGCATGGACTCGTACACGCTGACGTCGATCCCGCTGTTCGTCCTGATGGCGGAGCTGCTGCAGCGCAGCGGATTGGGCATGCGGGTGTACGGCGGGTTGTCGCAGCTGGTGCGCCGCGTGCCCGGTGGCCTGCTGCAGACCAACATCGCCGGCTGCGCCGTGTTTGCCGCCGTCAGCGGCTCCAGCATCGCCACCGCGGCATCGATCGGGCAGGTGGCGCTGCCGCAGCTGAAGGCGCGCAACTACGACCCCCGGCTGGCAACCGGGTCGCTGGCGGCGGGCGGGACGCTGGGCATCCTGATCCCGCCCTCGATCGCCATGATCGTGTACGCCACCTTCACCGAGACCTCGGTGGCCAAGCTGTTCATGGCGGGCATCGTGCCGGGCATCGTGCTCACGCTGCTGTTCATGGCCTACCTGGCGGTGGCGGCCGTGCTGCGGCCGGAGATCGCCCCGCGCGAACGCGGCGAGCTGACGCGGGCGATGGTGCTGCGCGCGCTGGTGGACATCGTGCCCTTCATGCTGCTGATCGGCGGCATCATGGGCGCCATCTACACCGGCGTGGCGACGCCCACCGAGGCCGCCGGCGCCGGCTGCCTGTTCGCGCTGGCCCTGGCGCTCACGTTCGGCAGCCTGCCCTGGCGGGCCTTCCTCGACTGCCTCAAGAGCTGCACGCTGACGGTGGCCAACATCCTGTTCATCACGTACGCGGCCTTCATCTTCTCGTACGCGATGAGCTACGGCGGCGTCGGCGAGGAGGTCACGCAGTACATCATCGGGCTGAACCTGAGCAAGCTGGGCTTCTTCTTCGCCCTGCTGGTGCTGTTCACCGTCCTGGGCGCGCTGGTGGAGAGCCTGGGGATGATCGTGATCACCGTGCCGCTGCTCTATCCGCTGCTGGCCAAGTACGGCATCGACCCGGTCTGGTTCGGGATCATCGTGGTGCTGTTCATCGAGATGGGACAGATCACGCCGCCCATCGGCATCAACCTGTTCGTCATCCAGAGCATTGCGCGCGGCAAGCTCTCCGACGTGGTGGTCGGGACCGTCCCGTTCCACCTGCTCATGTTCGTTCTGCTCGGGATGCTGGTCGCCTGGCCGCAACTCGCGCTGTGGCTGCCCGGCCAGGTCTCGGGCCGCTGA